The Panicum virgatum strain AP13 chromosome 3N, P.virgatum_v5, whole genome shotgun sequence genome includes the window GCCACCAGCAACCAAACTAGGTACAAAGTTTAACTGAGCTAGCTAACTAATCACCAAATAATAATCGAGCTTGATTTACTAAGCCGGGATCATGAACCGTGGCTTCTTGAAGGCGAGCGGGCtgagcacctcctcctcctccggcaccGCCCCGCCGCACCGCTCCGGGATGTCCGGCAACGCCGGCAGGTTGAGGTCGaagccgccgctggccgccggcactgccgtggcgctggcgcggctgccagcgcgcgcgggcgcggcggcgctgccgatGGTGCCGTCGTAGTGGCAGCGCTTGTGGCCGCCCAGCGCCTGCCCCGTCGGGAACGCCTTCCCGCACACGTTGCACTCGTGCGCCGGCTTTCCCTCGCCAGCGCCGGCGGAGcccgcggacgacgacgacggcgcgggCACCGCGTGCTGCCGCGGCTGCTGCTCCGCGCCGGCACCTGATGCCGGCGTCGAAGCAGTCACCAccaccggaggcggcggcttggTGCGGTGGCTGGCCTTGTGGCCGCCGAGCGCCTGGTAGGACGGGAACGCCTTGCCGCAGACGGAGCACgcgtgcggcggtggcgcgggcgccgcgacgtcgcggcggccgcgcgccagCATGACGAGGCAGAGCGCCAGGTACTCCTCCTCCGTGGGCTCCCGGGGCAGCTgctgctcgcggcggcgcctggAGCGCTTCCGCTTCCCCCACCCTTcggcgcgctgctgctgctcctccttcACCGCTTTCGCCTCCTcgtactccacctcctcctcctcctcgccgctgccgctcgtcGTCGTGGCAGCCGCGGCCACCGGCACCACCTCCGGCGTGACCGCCGCGTCAAGAACCGCGTCCACCGCCATCGGATGATCGATCTGCCGGTGGATAATCTATCCCGACCGAGTTTGTTCTGGAACACTAGTAACAAGCAGGTAGCTTGGCGGCAAAggcagagagagagggaaggagagaagTTGCTTGCGGAAGTGATAGTGAGTGGAAGAGTAGGGCAAGGGAGTGGCGGCTTTATACGGGCCAGCAGGGGATATGTGTGTCCCGGGGTCAAACGCTCTAGCAGACGGTGACGCGTCCAACTCGGTTTCCAGGCCTCGAATCACGACGCGTGTGAGGATTACCGGGCGAGAAACGAGTAGAGTTGAGTAGCTGCTGGCTACGAAGGAAGAGAGGAGTGATGGGTTTGTTAACTCTAGCTGGCAGGTGGacgactttttttttgtttttgaactaaAGGCAGGTGGACACGACTGACCGGCCGGAAACTTGGCCTCGACGGCTTGCCGCTCTGAGCATCAGGAGGAATGGAGGATGCAGCGCAGGGTAAGGAAGATAAGGCAAGGGATCAAGGGAAGGTTGCTGGAAGCTACTACTAGTGGGGGAGACCGAGGACTAGGACCGGACCTGGTGTAGAGTCCACGAGAtgggaaagaaagaaaattcggCGTGGAATGGTCGTGCGGGGaagacaggcggcggcgggcgccaaCTGCCCAACCGCCAGCCACACGGATAAAATGGATAACCTGCTGTATATTATAGTATGCTCTAGAGTAGTTAGAAGATAGTACAGATAGtacaaattttgaccaataattagagatactaaataaaaatactttacaaaattaactccacaatccctgcgctacttcgcgagacgaatctaatgagtcatttgaccgcatgattagaggttggtactgtagcatcaatgtagccaatcatcgatcaattaccgttattagattcgttgcgaaaagttacacccatccgtgaaaaagttttgcaaataaacttcgtttagtactccatgcatgcaagataCTTTTTGTAGCACGAGTAGCATTACAAAAACAAACAAGGCCAGTACTACTATGTGCTCGTTTAGGTGCCCGTGTAAAGTTGTAAAAATAGAATCTTTGCACATtttaagtattaaatataaactaatcacaaaactaataacagcactcgtctgtaaactacgagacgaatctaatgagactaattaataCATCTTTAGAGCATATgtactatagcaatttagtgtctaattatagcctaattagactcattagattcgtctcgcaatttacaaataaactatgcaatttgttttttattttatctagatttaatgctccatgtatatatgattctctttcgatgtgatagatttgaaattttgaatttcacacaatttattttttattttgtctagatttaatacttcatacatataAGATTCTCTTTCGATGCGATAGATATGTAATTTTGAATTtcacaactaaacaaggccataTGTATGAATATATCAATATATGTATACTCCTATCTGTGAGTGCGCGTGACGTGTCGACGCGCGCGGCGTGATCGATGTCAGTGCCCCCATGGCGAAGCATTGGGCCTGTTTGGATACACTAACACTGTTAGATGTTAGTGTTAGTTTCTAACACAGAATTAACATAGAACTAACACTAACACTTGAGGTGTTTGGATGCTAGTGTTAGTTTGACAATAAAATCACTTTTTCAATCATTTGACTCATTTAACTCCCTTTGCAGCCGGATTTGTTGTGGCCGGCCACTTTGTGGTTTCCTCTCGCACACAAATTT containing:
- the LOC120666711 gene encoding zinc finger protein 1-like, with product MAVDAVLDAAVTPEVVPVAAAATTTSGSGEEEEEVEYEEAKAVKEEQQQRAEGWGKRKRSRRRREQQLPREPTEEEYLALCLVMLARGRRDVAAPAPPPHACSVCGKAFPSYQALGGHKASHRTKPPPPVVVTASTPASGAGAEQQPRQHAVPAPSSSSAGSAGAGEGKPAHECNVCGKAFPTGQALGGHKRCHYDGTIGSAAAPARAGSRASATAVPAASGGFDLNLPALPDIPERCGGAVPEEEEVLSPLAFKKPRFMIPA